A stretch of the Sphingosinithalassobacter tenebrarum genome encodes the following:
- the mrdA gene encoding penicillin-binding protein 2, which yields MSNGFGIVTEAAQSFSFSRRALALGIGQGAVGLVLAGRMTWLAVFENEHYRLLAESNRINLTLTPPRRGWIVDRNGQPVANNRTDFRVDIIPDRIDDADTDAVLAQLRQILSLDDEDIARVRTDLERNAGFQPVPVAENLSWEQYAAVGVRQANLPGVAPTRGFARNYPLGEAVGHLIGYVGSASREQYLEEKDPLLITPGFKLGKDGLERSLEDRLRGTPGAKRVEVTARGKLVRELATRPDRPGDTVKLTIDSGLQEYAARRMADNSGSMVVLDVETGDVLAFVSMPAYDPNSFSDGISQTEWKMLSENDHVPLMNKILQGLYPPGSTVKPMHALALLRNGVSPDHKVHCGGYIQVGNGRFHCWKRGGHGAVDMNTAIAQSCDVYFFQMARELGYDAFAPTVRKLGLGQTFELPFPSQRYGTVPDSAWKEKKYDEDWTVADSINASIGQGYVLANPMQLAVMAARIAGGREVVPRLLIDEPHQPAPKLDIAEEHLEVIRHGMWSVVNGGGTGGWNAQLHMDGVEIAGKTGTAQVRRITAAERRTGVLKDAQLPFKLRDHSLYVCFAPADKPKYAASVVLEHHGHINPMTDAKVIARDVMTYFFDRRKAVRTLLDLEPTWGGDYRTRMAAQEAAFRAAQEAPAPPVPEDAAAAASDVVSNAADANNRPSGNVAGDPPGDTE from the coding sequence GTGAGCAACGGATTCGGCATCGTTACCGAAGCGGCGCAATCGTTCAGCTTTTCGCGCCGAGCGCTGGCGCTTGGGATCGGCCAGGGCGCGGTCGGACTGGTGCTGGCCGGGCGCATGACATGGCTCGCCGTGTTCGAGAACGAGCATTATCGCCTGCTCGCCGAAAGCAATCGCATCAACCTGACGCTCACGCCGCCCCGGCGCGGATGGATCGTCGACCGCAACGGTCAGCCGGTCGCCAACAACCGCACCGATTTCCGCGTCGACATCATTCCCGACCGGATCGATGACGCCGATACGGACGCCGTCCTTGCCCAGTTGCGCCAGATATTGTCGCTCGACGACGAGGATATCGCGCGTGTGCGCACCGACCTCGAGCGCAATGCCGGCTTCCAGCCGGTGCCGGTCGCCGAGAATCTGAGCTGGGAGCAATATGCAGCGGTGGGCGTGCGGCAGGCCAATCTGCCCGGCGTCGCGCCGACGCGCGGTTTCGCGCGCAACTATCCGCTGGGCGAAGCGGTCGGGCACCTCATCGGCTATGTCGGCTCGGCTTCGCGCGAACAATATCTGGAGGAAAAGGATCCGCTGCTAATTACGCCCGGGTTCAAGCTGGGCAAGGACGGCCTCGAACGTTCGCTCGAGGATCGGTTGCGCGGCACGCCGGGCGCCAAGCGCGTGGAAGTCACCGCGCGCGGCAAGCTGGTGCGCGAACTCGCCACGCGCCCGGACCGGCCGGGGGATACCGTCAAGCTGACGATCGATTCCGGGCTGCAGGAATATGCCGCGCGGCGCATGGCGGACAATTCGGGCTCGATGGTCGTGCTCGATGTCGAAACCGGCGACGTGCTCGCCTTCGTCTCGATGCCGGCATATGATCCCAACAGCTTTTCAGACGGCATCAGCCAGACCGAATGGAAGATGCTGTCCGAAAACGATCATGTTCCGCTGATGAACAAGATCCTGCAGGGCCTCTATCCGCCCGGATCGACGGTCAAGCCGATGCACGCGCTGGCGCTGCTGCGCAACGGGGTCTCTCCCGATCACAAGGTGCATTGCGGCGGCTATATCCAGGTCGGCAACGGCCGGTTCCATTGCTGGAAGCGCGGCGGCCACGGCGCGGTCGACATGAACACGGCCATCGCCCAGAGCTGCGACGTCTATTTCTTCCAGATGGCGCGCGAACTGGGATATGACGCCTTCGCACCGACTGTCCGCAAGCTCGGCCTCGGTCAGACCTTCGAACTCCCCTTCCCCAGCCAGCGCTACGGCACCGTGCCCGACAGCGCGTGGAAGGAGAAGAAATATGACGAGGACTGGACAGTCGCCGATTCGATCAACGCCTCGATCGGCCAGGGCTATGTGCTCGCCAATCCGATGCAGCTGGCGGTGATGGCCGCGCGGATCGCCGGCGGCCGCGAAGTCGTTCCCCGGCTGCTGATCGACGAGCCGCATCAGCCCGCGCCCAAGCTCGACATCGCCGAGGAGCATCTGGAGGTCATCCGCCACGGCATGTGGTCGGTGGTGAACGGCGGCGGTACCGGCGGCTGGAATGCGCAGCTGCACATGGACGGCGTCGAAATCGCGGGCAAGACGGGCACCGCGCAGGTCCGCCGGATCACTGCCGCCGAGCGCAGGACCGGCGTGCTCAAGGATGCGCAGCTTCCCTTCAAACTGCGCGACCATTCGCTCTATGTCTGCTTCGCACCCGCCGACAAACCGAAATATGCGGCATCGGTGGTGCTCGAGCATCACGGCCACATCAATCCGATGACCGATGCCAAGGTGATCGCGCGCGACGTGATGACCTATTTCTTCGATCGCCGCAAAGCAGTGCGCACGTTGCTCGACCTCGAACCGACCTGGGGCGGCGACTATCGCACGCGCATGGCCGCGCAGGAGGCGGCGTTCCGGGCCGCGCAGGAGGCTCCCGCCCCGCCCGTGCCGGAGGATGCCGCCGCGGCAGCCAGTGACGTCGTGTCCAACGCCGCCGATGCCAATAACCGGCCCTCGGGCAATGTCGCGGGCGATCCCCCGGGAGACACCGAATGA
- the rodA gene encoding rod shape-determining protein RodA encodes MSSLGPGFVPAPVAQLPWKIILLVIAIGGFGLLVLYSAAGGNLRPWALPQGMRFAVFLAMAMVMSRIPERWWSMGSIPVYALLVLMLVGVELLGAVRGGSQRWLDLGFIRLQPSELMKPTIVLALARFYDILPTGEIRRFSAIWPAALLIGLPAGLVMLQPDLGTALMICMSGATVMFLAGIPLRLFIGGALAAAVAIPLAVNFVLHDYQRNRVLTFLDPEADPLGTGYHISQSKIAIGSGGWFGKGFLNGTQSHLDYLPEGHTDFALATMMEEWGLMGGIALIIAFLLLIRWGINVGVRSQSKFARLTAAGLATTIFFFVAINMAMVMGLAPVVGIPLPLISYGGSSMMTIMICIGILMSLDRQSRQTTSRW; translated from the coding sequence ATGAGCAGTCTCGGCCCGGGCTTCGTTCCCGCGCCCGTCGCGCAGCTTCCCTGGAAGATCATCCTGCTGGTGATCGCGATCGGCGGGTTCGGCCTGCTGGTGCTCTATTCGGCGGCGGGCGGGAATCTGCGCCCCTGGGCCCTGCCGCAGGGCATGCGGTTCGCGGTGTTCCTCGCGATGGCGATGGTGATGTCGCGCATCCCCGAACGCTGGTGGTCGATGGGGTCGATCCCGGTCTACGCGCTTCTGGTGCTGATGCTGGTCGGCGTCGAGCTGCTCGGCGCGGTGCGCGGGGGCAGCCAGCGCTGGCTCGATCTCGGGTTCATCCGCCTCCAGCCTTCGGAACTGATGAAGCCAACCATCGTGCTCGCGCTCGCGCGCTTCTACGACATATTGCCGACCGGCGAGATACGCCGCTTTTCGGCGATCTGGCCGGCGGCGCTGCTGATCGGTCTGCCCGCCGGGCTCGTCATGCTGCAACCCGATCTGGGTACGGCGCTGATGATCTGCATGAGCGGCGCGACGGTGATGTTCCTTGCGGGCATTCCGCTGCGCCTTTTCATCGGCGGCGCGCTGGCGGCGGCGGTGGCGATTCCGCTCGCGGTCAATTTCGTGCTGCACGATTATCAGCGCAATCGCGTGCTGACCTTCCTCGACCCCGAGGCCGATCCGCTCGGCACCGGCTATCATATCAGCCAGTCGAAGATCGCGATCGGTTCGGGCGGCTGGTTCGGCAAGGGCTTTCTGAACGGCACACAGAGCCATCTCGACTATCTGCCCGAGGGCCATACCGACTTCGCGCTGGCGACGATGATGGAGGAATGGGGCCTGATGGGCGGGATCGCGTTGATCATCGCCTTCCTGTTGCTGATCCGCTGGGGCATCAATGTCGGGGTCCGGTCACAAAGCAAGTTCGCGCGGCTGACCGCGGCGGGGCTTGCCACGACGATCTTCTTCTTCGTCGCGATCAACATGGCGATGGTGATGGGTCTCGCCCCGGTCGTCGGCATTCCGTTGCCGCTGATCAGCTATGGCGGTTCCTCGATGATGACGATCATGATCTGTATCGGCATCCTGATGTCGCTCGACCGCCAGAGCCGCCAGACGACATCGCGCTGGTAA